A window of Bacteroidota bacterium contains these coding sequences:
- a CDS encoding 6,7-dimethyl-8-ribityllumazine synthase, whose translation MADIAKSNLMNTGIPKKKDACIVLVKTEWNAAVVDELERGCRNELEKHEVKKIITITVPGAFEIPFAIKNHWLNCKKKERPDAFIALGCVIKGDTPHFEYVCNAVTDGVVQLNLLLPVPTIFGVLTVNNDEQAKERIGGRHGHKGEEAAVTALKMISIA comes from the coding sequence ATGGCAGATATAGCAAAAAGTAATTTAATGAATACAGGCATCCCTAAAAAAAAGGATGCCTGTATTGTTTTGGTGAAGACCGAGTGGAATGCTGCTGTGGTAGATGAATTGGAAAGAGGATGCAGGAATGAACTGGAAAAGCATGAGGTAAAAAAGATTATTACAATAACAGTTCCCGGGGCATTTGAAATTCCTTTTGCAATAAAAAATCATTGGTTGAATTGCAAAAAGAAAGAAAGACCTGATGCATTCATTGCATTGGGCTGTGTAATAAAAGGCGACACTCCTCATTTTGAGTATGTATGTAACGCCGTAACAGATGGAGTGGTACAATTAAATTTATTGTTACCTGTTCCTACTATATTTGGAGTGCTGACGGTAAATAACGATGAGCAGGCCAAAGAAAGAATAGGAGGAAGGCACGGGCATAAAGGTGAAGAGGCTGCTGTGACAGCACTTAAAATGATTTCAATTGCATGA
- a CDS encoding fasciclin domain-containing protein yields the protein MKMLKLLPLAILSLVFSSASFAQMEKEKTVEVGGAAMYSSKNIVENAVNSKDHTTLVAAVKAADLVETLKSDGPFTVFAPVNSAFDKLPAGTVENLLKPENKSMLAGILTYHVVAGKWDSKSIAKMIKAGNGTAEVTTVAGGKLWIMMNGNDVMLKDEKGGMAKITIKDVNQKNGVIHVIDGVLMPK from the coding sequence ATGAAAATGCTGAAATTATTGCCATTGGCGATCCTGTCACTTGTTTTTTCCTCTGCTTCATTTGCACAGATGGAAAAAGAAAAAACTGTTGAAGTAGGCGGTGCAGCGATGTACTCTAGTAAAAATATTGTAGAGAATGCCGTTAACTCAAAAGATCATACTACACTCGTTGCCGCTGTAAAAGCTGCTGACCTGGTAGAAACATTGAAATCTGATGGCCCGTTTACCGTATTCGCACCTGTAAATAGTGCATTTGACAAATTACCTGCCGGTACTGTTGAAAATTTACTGAAACCTGAAAACAAATCAATGCTGGCTGGTATTCTTACCTATCATGTTGTTGCCGGAAAATGGGATTCGAAGTCAATTGCTAAAATGATAAAAGCCGGTAATGGTACTGCTGAAGTAACTACGGTTGCCGGTGGTAAACTCTGGATCATGATGAATGGAAATGATGTGATGCTGAAAGATGAAAAAGGCGGAATGGCGAAAATAACTATCAAAGATGTGAACCAGAAAAACGGTGTGATACATGTAATCGACGGCGTATTGATGCCAAAATAA
- a CDS encoding (Fe-S)-binding protein — protein sequence MNVQLFIPCFVDQLYPQTAFNMIKVLEKTGCTVTYNTKQTCCGQPAFNAGFWDEAKAVCGKFVKDFKGSDYIVAPSASCVGFVKNYYSKLLDNSSLHHEMVDVGKRIYEFSEFMIHVLQIENVGAVLNGKATYHDSCAGLRECKIKTEPRKLLSHVKGLELSEMNDVETCCGFGGTFAVKFEPISIAMGEQKVENALATGADYIISTDVSCLMHLEGYIKNKNHKIKTMHIADVLANGW from the coding sequence ATGAACGTACAATTATTCATACCATGTTTTGTTGACCAGTTGTATCCGCAGACAGCATTTAATATGATAAAAGTGCTGGAAAAAACAGGTTGTACCGTTACTTATAATACGAAACAAACCTGTTGTGGACAACCTGCATTCAACGCCGGATTTTGGGATGAAGCGAAAGCAGTATGTGGCAAATTTGTAAAAGACTTTAAAGGCAGTGATTACATCGTAGCACCCAGTGCAAGCTGTGTTGGATTTGTAAAAAACTATTACAGTAAACTGCTCGACAACTCATCGTTGCATCATGAAATGGTTGATGTAGGCAAAAGGATCTATGAGTTCTCCGAGTTTATGATACATGTGCTACAGATAGAAAATGTAGGTGCTGTATTAAATGGTAAAGCTACTTATCATGATTCGTGTGCAGGTCTGCGTGAATGCAAAATAAAAACAGAGCCGAGAAAATTACTTTCGCATGTAAAAGGACTTGAACTAAGTGAAATGAATGATGTGGAAACCTGTTGTGGATTTGGCGGAACATTTGCTGTAAAGTTTGAGCCGATCTCCATTGCGATGGGTGAACAGAAAGTTGAAAATGCATTAGCAACAGGGGCTGACTATATTATTTCCACCGATGTTTCCTGCCTCATGCATCTTGAAGGCTATATCAAAAACAAAAACCACAAGATCAAAACCATGCATATTGCCGATGTACTGGCTAATGGCTGGTAA